GGGTCAGTGTGCCCGAAGACGTCACGATCGCCGTCTTCAAAGGTGAACAGAAGGTCGAGCGCGAGACCGATAGGATTCGGATCATGCTCGAGACAGGCGACGAAGAACTTCCGATAACGGTGGCCGTCGAAGACGAGCGAATGAGCGAGGTTTGTGAGGAATTGCTTGGAATCTCCGTCTCTTGGACGACTCGTGACGAGGTTGGATTGGGTCCGGTGGACATTTCCGATCTCGAGTTCCACACGCGTCGGGGTGTCGAAGTTCCTCCGTATACGACGATCCTGATCCTACCCACCAACGATCCCTCCGAAGCCTACTTCCTGATCACCAAACGCCGGATGGCCGTCGAGTACATCTGTACCGACATTCAGGGCCGTATAACGGCTGGTCGGGAGCTGGTCGATGAGCTCTGTGGTGGGGAGCGCGTGACACACGTGGAGCCCGTTGTTGAGCGCGTCACCGAACGTGTCGTCTCAAAAGTCACTCTTGACGACGGACTCGAGGCCGGTGACCGGATTATTACCAGGGTGGAGATAGAACTCGAGGAAAACGCACCGGTCAGTGCCGAGCACCTGCTCAACACGCTGGAGATGGAAGAAGGTCGGTTTCGGATTAAGTTCAGAACGGATACGTTCACATCGATCGAGCCACGTCGGTTCTACGATTTGCCCGAGGAGAACGTCGACATGCGTGAACGCGGCGTCGTAACCGTACGCAATCGAGGTGTCGACGAAGGCGTCATATACGTGTACCGACGTGACCGGACTCCCGTCGAGAGCCACAACGTCGTAGGTAGGGTTCGCCGTGGAATGGAGCTCCTCGACGTGGTGACCGAGGGCGATCGAGTCCTAGTGGAAACCGATCCTCCCCGAG
Above is a window of Methanopyrus sp. SNP6 DNA encoding:
- a CDS encoding methanogenesis marker 3 protein, translated to MRVYVDGEPVDVPEEATVRDALEVAGVSVPEDVTIAVFKGEQKVERETDRIRIMLETGDEELPITVAVEDERMSEVCEELLGISVSWTTRDEVGLGPVDISDLEFHTRRGVEVPPYTTILILPTNDPSEAYFLITKRRMAVEYICTDIQGRITAGRELVDELCGGERVTHVEPVVERVTERVVSKVTLDDGLEAGDRIITRVEIELEENAPVSAEHLLNTLEMEEGRFRIKFRTDTFTSIEPRRFYDLPEENVDMRERGVVTVRNRGVDEGVIYVYRRDRTPVESHNVVGRVRRGMELLDVVTEGDRVLVETDPPRVNFVGLTVDEARKLAEEFDVELEVNGDGDVVVDQEPRETLNVLKERKARVEVAPEDEVIEIELYEDNAPRSVEYFRRVAKMLDRPVGRLKVHFAYADLGMIVFEGDEKLGKKLPPENNPKDRVEAGVLGVTNQAKPHSGLIGVRLEDSEEYGPTGETFEGTNVIGRVVEGLDRLREMDQSDMGHTVYVREVRGER